The sequence TGCTCGCGGCATACCTCGTCGATGTAGGTGATCAGGTGCCCCGCCGCCACCAGCGCGTCCTTGCGCATTTCCATGGGCGTGGTGCCGCTGTGGTCGGCCTGGCCGCGGAACACCACCCGGAACCGGCTCGGGGCGGCGATGGCCGTCACCACGCCGATCTTCTTCTTCTTCGATTCGAGGATGGGACCCTGTTCGATGTGCAACTCGAGGTAGGCCTTGACGGTCTCGGGATCGCGTTTCAGCGAATCGAGGTTCTCCCGGTAGATGCCCAGGCTCGACAGCACGTCCTCCAGCCGGTTGCCGCCCGCGTCCACCGCGTTGGCGAAGTCCTCCATGGTGACGTCTCCCGCCACCAGGCTGCTCCCCAGGGTGGAGAACCCGAAACGGCTGGACTCCTCGCCCACGAAGCACACGCTCTCCAGCGGCGCCGGCACCGGAACGCCGCTCTCCTTGATGGTGCGCACCGCCTCCAGCGCGCCGATGACGCCCACCGGGCCGTCGTATCGCCCGCCCTGCACGACGGAATCCAGGTGCGACCCGGCCAGCACCGCCGGTCCTTCCCGCTCGCCGGCCAGCCGTCCGAAGATGTTCCCCGCCGCATCCACGCGCACGTCCAGCCCGGCCTGGTTCATCAGGTGCACCAGCAACTGCCGCGAGCGCAACTCGTGCACCGAGAACACCAGCCGCGTGACCGAGCCGCCTTCGCCCAGGCCGATGCGCGAGACCGCGTTCAGGTCGCGCAACAGCCTGTCCTTGTTGATCTGTGGGATTTCCATGAACCGGCTCGAGGGTTGGGAGAGGGGGAATCGTAACAGGAAAGGCCGCACGGAAACAACGACTGGCAAAGGCTTCCCCGCCGTGTTAAGCAACCCCCGTTAACGCCGCCGCATCATCGACCCAGAGGAATCGCATCCATGTCAGAGACCGGAAAGAGAATCGCCGAGTTGCTGCTGAGCACGCAGTCCATCCAGGTGTACAGCGACAGGCCGTTCGTGTTCGTGTCGGGCCGGGTATCCCCGGTGTACATCGACTGCCGCCGGCTGCTGTCCTTCCCGGAGGCGCGGGACGAGATCCTCGAAGCCCTGGCGCAGATCGCGCGCCGCGACATCGGCCTCGACAACATGGACGTGGTGGCCGGCGGCGAGACCGCGGGCATCCCCTACGCCGCCTTCGTCTCCCACTACCTGCGCAAGCCCATGATCTACATCCGCAAGAACCCCAAGGGCTACGGCCACACCAACCAGATCGAGGGGGTTCTCGACGAGGGCCAGCGGGTGACCCTGGTGGAGGACCTCGTCACCGACGGCTTCAGCAAGCTCCGCTTCAACATCGGCGTGCGCGCCCAGAAGGCGCGCATCACCCACTGCCTGTGCGTCTTCGAGTACAGCTCCGACGCCCTCGACCTGCACGAGGGCAAGAAGAACCTCGCCGACCACGACATCAGCCTCCACACCCTCTCCAACTGGGACGACATCCTGAGCGCCGGCGCGGACACCGGGTTCTTCTCCGAAGACAGCCGCAACCAGATCCTCGACTTCCTCAAGGACCCGGGCAACTGGGGCCGGCGCATGGGCTTCGAGTAGCCAGCATCGCCCCGAGAACGTCGTCCCCAGGGAACAGTCCCCGTCAAGCCACCGCTCAAACAGGAAATAGAAAATGGCACGGCCGGTCTATACCGTCATTTTCGCGGAACAGGCTGTGTTAATACTGCACTTGACACAAAACGGCGCTGACACCCCTTAGCGTCATTCCCGCGAAAGCGGGAATCCAGGGGTGAGGAGGGGTCAATCCTCCTCGTAAATTTCCACATCCACCGGCTTCCCCCCCACCGGCATGTCCGGGCACGCGCTGAACGCCGCCAGCAGATCCCGCTCCGCGCGCATGTCCACGTTGGTCGGCGCCGCCGGCCGAACCGTTGTGTGCTGCATCAGCCCCGTCTTCCCGTCGATGATCATGTGCTGGAACAGGTTGAACGGGCTCGGCACGTCCTCCGGCGCGATGTCGTAGGGCGCCAGCGCCCCGGACAAGTTCTCCCAGCAGCCGTGGTCCGGGATCTCGTCATCCCGGTAGTCCCGATGGTAGTACTCCCGCAGCCGCCCCTCTTCCTTGGCCAACTGGAAGCGGTGGCCGCTGCACATGCCCTTCTGCAGGTCGTGGGTCCCCTCCTCGAAGGTATCCGCCACGATAGTCATGAAGTGCCGGTTGTCCCGGGACATCAGCTTGTCGCCGGTGCTCAGGAAAATCTTCCCGTTGTAAACCTTGGTGCGGGCCTGGTCGAACCGCTCCCGCAGGTTGTCCCGGTCCAGCACCAGGAAGTCCACCGTGGACATGGCGATGATGCGGATGGTCTGCCCCTTCTTGAGGTCCCCGGACCAGCCGGTGTTGGCGGGGACGTGCTCGCTGAGTACCTTTTTCATATCGGCCCTCCTTCAGAGCCGAACTGTGGCCCGCCGAGCGGGGATTTTCAACACCTCGGCAGAAACTTGCGTTATTCGTTTATCTCGACTAAGGTAAGTTAACTAAGTCCGTGGAGTGTCGTATGCGTACCATCAACATGCATGAAGCCAAGACGCACCTCTCGCGTCTCGTGGAGGCCGCCGCCAACGGTGAACCGTTCATTATCGCACGCGCGGGCAAGCCATTGGTCAAAGTCGTTGCGGTGGAGGCACCGCGCCCCGGAGCCATGCGGCGGATTGGTTTTCTGGAGGGAAAGGTCTCGGTCCCCGAGGACTTCGACCGTATCGGCTCCGCCGAGATCGAAGCGCTGTTCGAGGGCAAGGAGTGAAGCTCCTTCTCGACACCCACGTGTTGCTGTGGGCAGCGGGAGCGGCGGAACGCCTACCGGACGAAGCCCGCATGCTCCTCGAAGACCCGGAGACGCAGCCGGTGGTCAGTGTCGCATCGCTGTGGGAGGTCGCCATCAAGAGTTCGATCGGACGCCCGGATTTTCAATGTGATCCACACTTGCTGCGTCGAGGATTGTTGGAAAACGGCTATGCGGAACTGGCGGTGAACGGCGCCCATGCCGTGGCCGTGGCGTTGTTGCCGCAACTCCACAAAGATCCGTTCGACCGGCTTCTGGTCGCCCAGGCCCAGGTTGAAGGTATCACCTTGCTGACCGCCGACGAGGCCGTCGGGCGTTACCCGGGCCCGATCCGGCTGCTGTGAGATGGTCCGGGTTTCTTGGTCAGGATGGCGGCAAAGTCAAGGTGTATTCCGGGTAATGGATCATGCCGCCAGAGTCCTGTTTGACATGTCCTGCGGTTACGGTTGGCGCGGCAGGGAAGTGGGCAACGGCGGACGGTGCGAGTCGCCCGTCCGGATGCAACGTGTCACAATGCGCCCATGCGCTTCTTCAACACCACCGGGCCGGTCCAGTCCGAGAAGCACTACAGCATCCCGCCGCTGAGCCGGCTCGACATCGAAGACGTGCTGACCCTCATTCGCGACGAGCGCTACTTCGTGCTGCGCGCGCCGCGGCAAACCGGCAAGACCTCCGCCCTGCTGGCGTTGCGGGACCTGCTGAACAGCGGCGCCGAGGGCGATTACCGTTGCGTCTACGCCAACGTCGAGGCGGCGCAGGCTGCGCGCGAAGACACCGAGAAGGCCATGCGTGCCATTCTGGGCGAGCTGGCATCCTGGGCGCGCTCGACGCTGGGCGACGAAACGCTGGCTGATGTATGGCCCGGCATTCTTGCCGAGGCGGGCCCGGCCGGGGCGCTCCGCGAGGTGCTGAGCCGCTGGTCCGAGGCCGACCCGAGGCCGCTGGTGCTGCTCATCGACGAGATCGACGCGCTAGTGGGCGATTCCCTGCTGTCGGTGTTGCGCCAGCTTCGGGCGGGATATGTGCGGCGCCCGAAGAGCTTTCCGCAGAGCGTCGTCCTGTGCGGCGTGCGCGACGTGCGCGACTACCGCATCCATTCCAGCGCCGAGAAGGAGATCATCGCCGGCGGGAGCGCGTTCAACATCAAGGCCGAGTCGTTGCGTATGGGGGATTTCTCCGAGACCCAGGTGCGCGGGCTGCTGGCCCAGCATACGGCAGAGACGGCCCAGGTGTTCACCGAGGATGCCCTGGCGGAGGTGTGGACGCTCACCCGCGGCCAGCCGTGGCTGGTCAACGCGCTCGCCTACGATGTCTGCTTCCGCAACAAGGCGGGCCGGGACCGCGGCCGGGCCATCGACGCGGGCGAGGTCACCGAAGCCCGGGAACGCCTCATCGCGCGCCGGGAGACCCACCTGGACCAGTTGGCGGACAAGCTCCAGGAAGAACGGGTGCGCCGGGTGGTGGGACCGTTGCTGAGCGGCGGGGATGAGCGGGAGTTCTCGGCCCGCGACATTGAATACGTCCGGGACCTGGGCTTGATCGCCAGCGACGGTCTGCTGCGCATCGCCAATCCCATCTACGCCGAGGTAGTGCCGCGGGAGCTCACCTATGCCGCCCAGGCCGGGCTGGTGGAAGAGACCGCCTGGTACCTGGACGCCGACGGAGGCCTGGAGGTGGGTAAGCTGCTCACGGCCTTTCAGGAGTTCTTCCGCGAGCATTCCGAGCACTGGGTGGCGCGGTTCGACTACCGGGAGGCCGAGCCGCAGCTTCTCTTGCAGGCGTTCCTGCAGCGGGTGGTGAACGGCGGAGGCCGCATCGAGCGGGAATACGGCTTGGGCCGGATGCGTACCGACCTGCTCATCGTATGGCCCCAGGGCGCGCGGACGCGCAAGTTCGTGATCGAGTGCAAGGTGCTGCACAAGAGCCTGGAGCGCACCATCGGCGACGGCCTGGAGCAGACCGCCGCCTACATGGACCGTTGCGCCGCGGAATCCGGTCACCTGATCATCTTTGACCGCGACGAGAGCCGGAGCTGGGAGGACAAGCTTTTCCACCGCCGCGAACTGGCCGGCGGCGTCGAGATCGAGGTGTGGGGCATGTGAGCCGCGTTAAACAGGACCGTGGCTTGTGGTCTGGTGGGGATGGATCTGCTGGTATACCGGTGCGGCGCCGTTTCAATCAACAAGGCGTTCGAACCATGTAGACAGACTTCACCTCACCTCTTTTGGTTCGCATCGCATCTTTTTTTGGCGATTTGGTGGAGGTCCCATTCCCTCTTCGAAACAGCGGTTTGCGTAACTCCATCCCAAAGTCCGGGAAGTTTTTTAGTTCCAATAGTTCCAAAGTAGATCTCGCACATTGTACGTAGAGTAGTGGGCATCGGCCATTCTCGTTTCTCGATTTGCGCGAGTTCACCGGTGATGATGACTTGGAGATCCGCAAACAGTGCGGCTTTGCCTCCGCTCCCCGTAAAGGCCGGGTTGGACACGAGAGAACGGAAGTCCTTCAAGATGTCTTCCAGCGTTCTTTTATAGCCTCGCTTGGCCTCGCGGTTTATATAAATCAGTTTTTCAGATTCGTTAGGATCCTTCATGATCACGTATTCGAGTGTCCTGAAGTAGCGGTATCCGACGTTATCGGCTAGGGCGTTTGTTTTGTGGATGGAGCGCGCCAACGATTGCTCCGTAGTGTTTATTGCAATTCTCCAAGATGCCACGGCAGAAAAGCCGGCCACTATGAGTGGAACTACGAGCCCCATAACCCATTTATTTTGCATGATCCCCTCCTTGCAGCCCATTTGAAGTCGAGTGTTGCCGACAATGAAAAAGGAACTCGAATAGTGCAAGAAAAAGGAATATTGTCAAGTCATTTCTACGGGTATCGGATCGGCGCACCGTGTTCCGACACACGTGCCGGTCGCGTTAGTTAGGGCAGCGAGAGATGGCCGTGATGAGCAAGAATCCCGACACAATGACCGTCGCAACTGCCGCCGGCTGACGTGAGCTGCTCGCGAAGCAGGCGATGGCGATCAGCGACGAGAAGAACGGCGTGGTGGCCCGTAAGGTCGCGGTGACCGCCCACACCGCCCTTGGGTGGGCGAGGTAACGGGCGCTGCCGGGCTGGATCAGCCCTACCAAGACGGAGATAGCAGTCCGGACGGAGGATACGGTCCCAGGGGAGCACGATCACGGCGAGGCTCCAGGGAGGACAGGACGTCGATGGCCGGGGAGACGACGATGGCGGGAATGGCGTTGGCGCCATCCCCTTCTTCAGGAGGATCAGGTTGATGGGAATGAAAAGCCCGCAGGCGAGGGCGAACGCGCGTCGTCCACGTACAGGCCGGCTTCACCGAGGACCTGCTGGCTGGTGTTTCTGTCGTGGTTTAGGGCCTGCGGAGGAGGTGTTAGAATGGCTCCTTGTCGAGAGCGCATTCGAGGCGAGTTGATCAAACTGCTGTACAAAGACGGTGCGCATGGACAGAATAGTTGTTGACCTACAGGGGTTCACTTCGGGAAGCCGTGTGTTGCGCGCACCCTCATTGCCGTACAGGATATCGTGGAACTGGTCGACGAGGAGATCCCTTTCGGTCAGATCATTTGTGACTGCTATCCCCAATCGAAGGTCGCGGACATCCATGCATGCATTCGATATGCAATTGCCTTGGTCGTGGCAGAGGACATCCACCTAAGGCCGACGCCGGCCTGAATGAGATTCTTGCTTGGGCGGAGAGGTGCCGGTTTCATCAGCGCCAACGCTCGACGGCCGTACAACGCCCCATCCCTTTGAATCCGCCCCCGCCTCACCTTATCGCTGTAATCATCACCACCCCCACCACGATCAACCCCGCCGCCACGACCTTCCGCGTCGTGATCACCTCCACGTCCCGCAGGAATATCGCCGAGAGCACCAGGCTGTAGAGCGGGCTCAGGCTCGCCAGCGGGGCGACGATGACGACGTCGGAGAGGTGCAGGGACATGAAGATGCTGGCGACACCCAGGGTCACGGAGCAGCCGGCCAGGATGAAGTAGCCCAGGGCGCGGCGGTGGAAGCGCACCATGGACCAGTTGCGCGAGACGGTCAGGGACAGGGCGATGGCGACGAGGGAGGTGCCGGTGGTGGTGGCGGCGCCGAGGATGGGGAGGCTGATGCCGGCGAGGCCGATCTTGCGGATGACCTGGGTGGAGCCGGCGACGAAGGCGCTGAGGAGCGGCAGCGTCACCAGGATGTTCATCCATGCGCCGCTCTTTTCCTCGCTCAGGCTCAGCAGGGTGATGCCGCCGACCACGAGGGCGGTGCCCGCGCCCACGGCCGGGGTGAGCTGCTCGCCCAGCACGGCGATGGCCAGGAGCGACGAGAACAGCGGCGTGGTGGCGCGGATCGGGGCGGTGACGGCCACCCCCACCTTCTCCACGCTCAGATAGGCGAGGAAGCGCGTGCCGCCGGGCTGGATCACGCCCACCAGCACGAAGATCAGCAGCTCGGGGCGGAGGATCTCGTCCCACGGCAGCACCGCCAGGACGAAGCTCCAGAAGCACAGCACGTTGATGGCGAGGGAGAGGAGGGTGGCGCTGATGGGATTGCCGTGGGCCAATCCCTTCTTGAGGAAGGTCAAGTTGACGGCGGTGAAGAAGCCGCAGGCGAGCGCGAAGGCTTCGGCCGGGATCACGTGAGAGAGGGTGGTCGGTCGGCCGGCGACCCGGACATCAGAACCGGATCACGGAGGCGCCCCAGGCGAAACCGGCGCCGAAGGCGTTCAGCAGCACGATGTCGCCGTCGGCGATGCGCCCCGCGCGGCGGACCTCGTCCAGCGCCACCGGGACCGAGGCGGCGGAGGTGTTGCCGTACTTGTCCAGGTTGACGACGACCTTGTCCATGGGAATCTCGAGGCGCGCGGCCAGGGCGGCGATGATCCGGCGGTTGGCCTGATGCGGCACCACCAGGGAGACGTCCTCCACGCCCAGGCCGGCCTCGGCGAGCACCCGCCGGCTGATGTCTTCCATGGACCGGACGGCGACCTTGAAGACTTCCTTGCCGTTCATGTAGATGGAGTGCTCGCGGTTTTCCACGGTCTCCCGCGTGGCCGGCTTCTTGGTGCCCCCGGCGCGGATGTAGAGCGTCTCGGCGTAGGAGCCGTCGGTCTGGAGCTGGGTGCTGAGGATGCCCCGGTCGCCGTTCTCGCCGGCACCCAACACCGCGGCGCCGGCGGCGTCGCCGAACAGGATGCAGGTGCTGCGGTCCTGCCAGTCGAGGTAGCGGCTGAGCACGTCGCTGCCCACCACCAAGGCGTTGTTGATGCGCCCGGAGCGGATGAACAGGTCCGCCACCGAGAGCGCGTTGAGAAAGCCCGAGCACGCGGCGTTCACGTCGAACGAGAACACCTCCTTGGCGCCGAGCTTGCCTTCGAGGACGCAGCCCAGGCTGGGGAACTGGTAGTCCGGCGTGCACGTGCCCGCGATGATGGCGTCCAGATCCGCGACGTCGAGGCCCGCGTTCTCCAGCGCCCGTTCCGAGGCCAGCAGCGCCAGGTCCGAGGTGGCCTTGCTGTCCTCCAGCCCCCGCCGTTCCCTGATGCCCGTGCGGGAGGTGATCCACTCGTCGCTGGTGTCCACTATCTTGGCCAGATCGTCGTTGGTGACGACCTTGGAGGGAAGGGCCGAACCCGTGCCCAGTATGACGCTTCGCGGTGCTGGCTGTGTCATGTCGCCTTCCTGAGCAGGATGCACGCGTTGGTGCCGCCGAATCCAAAGGAATTGGAAAGGGCGACCCGAATGTCCGCCTCCCGCGCCTGGTTGGATACGTAATCGAGATCGCAGTCGGGGTCGGGCGTCTCGTAGTTGATGGTGGGCGGCAACATGCCGTGGTGCAGCGCGAGCACGCTGTAGATGGCTTCCACCGCGCCGGCGGCGCCGAGCAGGTGGCCGGTCATGGACTTGGTGGAGCTGACGGCGAGTGCGCGGGCGTGCGCGCCGAACACGCTCTTGATGGCGGCGGTCTCGTTGGCGTCGTTGTAGGGGGTCGAGGTGCCGTGGGCGTTGATGTAGTCCACCTCCGCCGTCTCGACGCCGGCGTCCGCCAGGGTCAGCGCCATGCAGCGGGCGGCGCCTTCGCCCTCGGGAGCCGGAGAGGTGATGTGGTAGGCGTCGCCGTTGGTGCCGTAGCCGATCATCTCGGCGTAGATCGGCGCGCCGCGCCGCAGCGCGCGTTCGCGCTCCTCCAGCACCAGCATGCCCGCGCCCTCGGACATGACGAAACCGTCCCGCTCCTTGTCGAACGGCCGGCTCGCCTTCTCCGGCTCGTCGTTGCGCGTGGACAGCGCCTTCATGGCGGCGAACCCGCCCAGCCCCAGGGGAGTCGTGGCCGCTTCCGTGCCGCCGGCGATGACCGCGTCCTGCCGGCCTTCGCGGATCAGGTGGAAGGCCTCGCCCACGGCGTTGTTGCCGGACGCGCACGCCGAGGTGGGGGTCCAGTTGACGCCCTTGAGCCCGTGGCGGATAGCGATCTGGCCCGGCGCCAGGTTGGAGATGACCTTGGGGATGAAGAAGGGCGATATCTTGCGCGGCCCCTGCTTCAGGTACACTTCATGATAGTGCTCGATGGTGGCGATGCCGCAGAAGCCCACGCCCACGATGGACCCGGCGCGGAACGCTTCGTCGCCGCTCACGGAGAACCCGCTGTCCTCCACCGCCATTTGCGCGGCGGCCATGCCGTACTGCATGAACAGGTCCATCTTCTTGACTTCCCTGGCGTCGATGTAGTCCAGCGGGTTGAAATCGTCCACCTCGCCGCCGATGCGGCTGGCGAACGACTCGATGTCCTCGATGCGGGTGATGGGGCCGATGCCGGAGCGCCCGGCCTGAACCGCCTCCCAGTTGGCGGCCACGCCGATGCCCAGGGGGGTCAACATCCCCATGCCGGTGATGACGACTCTGCGTCCGTTGGGATTTGCCATGGTCTTTCTCAGGATGCCTTGCTCTACCAATACCGCTCGCGTATTTGAAGCACCTCCCGGATACGGGTCGCGATGCGCTCCCCGCCCGCCTCGAAGGAGGCGGCTTCCTCCGACTGCATGCACTCCAGCACGGTGGCCACGGAGTTGCGCAGCGCGGCGAGATCGTATCCGCCCTCCAACAGAAACGCGATCTTGCCGCCGGTGTGTTTCCGCGCCAGCTCCAGCAGCGCGTTGGCCATGACGCCGAAGCCGCGCTCGGTGACGCCCATGGCTGCCAGGGGGTCGTCGCGGTGCGAATCGAACCCGGCCGATACCAGCAGCCAGTCGGGCTCGTAGCGCTCGATGGCCGGGACGATGATGTCCCTGAAGACCGCCAGGTATTCCGCGTCGCCGCAGCCCGCCGGCAGCGGCACGTTCACCGTGTAGCCCTCTCCCCGGCCGCTGCCCACCTCGTCGGCGGCGCCGGTTCCCGGATAGTACGGGTACTGGTGCGTCGACAGGAACAGCACGGAAGGATCGTCGTAGAACGCGTCCTGCGAGCCGTTGCCGTGATGCACGTCCCAGTCCATGATGGCGACCCGCCGCGCACCGTGCTTCTCCTGGAGATAGCGGGCGCCGATCGCCACCGTGTTGAACAGGCAGAACCCCATGCCGCGGTTGCGCAGCGCGTGATGTCCCGGCGGCCGCGCCATGGCGAAGCCGTTGCCGTAGTCCGACGCGGCCACCGCGTCCAGCAGTTGCAGGAACCCGCCCACCGCCATCAGCGCCACCCCGAAGGAGTCCCGGCACGTGATGGTGTCGCCGTCGAGCGCGAACCGGTCGTGTTCGGAAGTCGAGCGCACGAGATCGATGTAGTCCGAACCGTGGCCCAGCTCCAGCTCCGCCTGCACCGCGCTGCGCAAAGGGAGCAGCTCGAAGCGGTCGCCGCCGCCCGCGACCTCGCCGGCGAGGTCGAGAAGCGTCTTGATCCGTTGCGGGTTCTCGGGGTGGTACGGACCCGGCTCGTGCTTGAGGAACACCGGGTCCGTGACGATGGCGGAAGGGCGCATGTTGATGGGCAACATACCATTGCGCAACAGACGGAGTCAAAGCGCGGGCGGTGCCGCGGCGCGCTCCGCGTCCCTCTTTGACTCCCCCCCGCAAATGCCTTAGCCTACCCTCTGGGAGTCGAAATGTTTGGTATCGGAATGCCCGAGTTGCTCTTGATCCTGGCCGTGGCCTTGATCGTCCTGGGGCCGAAGAAGCTGCCCGAGATGGCGCGCGCCCTGGGCCGGGGGCTGGCGGAGTTTCGCCGCACCACCGACGATATGAAACGCGAGCTGCAAACCGCCACGGATGAGCTCGAGACGCCTCCGCCTACCGAGAGCACGCATTCCGAGCCGTCCGGAGAAGGCCCCCCCGCCAATACCATATCTCCAGCGGGCGATCCCCCCACGAAAGAGTGAACGCGGACGAAGGAGCGGGCGCGGAGGAGAGTGTCGGCGCGGACGAAGCGGAGCGGCTGTCGCACGACGCCAGCATGCCGCTCACCGCGCACCTCGAGGAACTGCGCTCCCGTCTCATCAAGTCCGCCGTGACCGTGTTACTGGCCTTCCTGGCCTGTTACGCGGTGGCGGGCTGGCTCATCGCCTTCATGACCGCGCCCCTGCTCCGGCTCGAGGCCGCGGGTCTCACCGTCATCGGCACCGGCGTCGCCGAGGCCTTTTTCGCCAAGCTCAAGGTCGCGTTCGTGGCCGCGGTCTTCGTGGCGCTGCCGGTGCTCCTGTGGCACGCGTGGCAGTTCGTGGCGCCGGGCCTCTACAGCCGGGAAAAACGCTACGCCAGGGCGTTCGTGGTCTACGGCACGCTGTTTTTCCTGCTCGGGGCGGGCTTCTGCTACATCGTGATCTTCGACGTGGGCTACCGCTTCTTCCTGGAGCAGTATCAGCAACTGGACATCCGCCCGGCGATACGCGTGAGCGAGTATCTGGGGTTCTCGGCCAAGCTCATGCTGGCCTTCGGCGTCGTTTTCGAGTTGCCGGTGGTGGGGGTGTTCCTGGCGCGGGTGGGGCTCATCGACCACCGCATGATGATCCGGCATTTCCCTTACGCCCTGCTCGCCATCGTCGTGCTGGGCGCCCTGCTCACGCCGCCGGACGTGGTCTCGCAGATCCTGCTGGCACTGCCGCTGACGGTGCTCTACGGCTTCACCGTCGTGGTGGTCTATTTCATGAGGCGGAAGGACACGGGGACGGACGAGGGGGACGAGGGGGACGAAGAATAGACCGCTGGCCCTGAGCGTAGCGAAGTCGAAGGGTCACTCCACGATCACCAGCACCTGCCCGGATTCCACCGCCTCGCCGGTCTTGACGCGGATCTCCTTGATCGTGCCGGGGCTGGGGGCGCGCACCTCGTTCTCCATCTTCATGGCTTCGACGATCACCAGCCCCTGTCCCTTGGTTACGGTGTCGCCCTCGTTCACGAGCACGGTGACGACCTTGCCGGGCATGGGAATCTTGACCTCCTGGCGGCCGGACACCTCGATGCCGGACTGGTTGCTGCCGACCCGCACCTGGCGCTCGTCGGACATGCTGATGTGGTAGGTGCGGCCGTCGAGGAGCACGCGGTACTCGTCCTCGGTGGCGTCCACGTCGACGTCCACGTCGACGTCCACCTCGAAAGAGCGGTTGTCGATCAGGAGGGAGTAGTTGTTGCGTCCGGTGCGCCGCCCGTCCACGGTGAACTCGTGCCCGTCCACCACCACCTTGTAGATGGACTTCTCGGTCTCCGTGATGCGCACGACCGAGGTCTGGCCGCCGAGCTTTGCGATGAACGCCATGGCCTCACCACCCGCGTCCCGGCGCGGCCGCGTCGGGACGGAGCCGGAGCGCCTCCCGGCGCCCGACGTCGCGCCATCCCGATTCCTCCGCCGCGCCCTTCTCCACCATCTGCAGCGCCCGTTCCTGCTCCCGGTGCAGCGCCACGATGGCAGCGGAGGCCAGCGCCACGTGGCGGTTCGGGTAGACTTCCTCCCGCGCCATGTACCCGCGCTGCTCGTCCACGAACCCGGTGTAGAAGTCGCCCTCGATGAACCGCGGGTGGCGCAGCATCCACTGATGGAACGGTATGTTGGTCTTGACGCCGCGCACCTGGTACTCGCGCAGGGCGCGCTTGAGGCGCCGGATGGCCTCGGCGCGGTCCTCGCCCCAGACGATGAGCTTGGCGATCATGGGGTCGTAGTAGATGGGGATCTCCGCGCCCTCGTACACGCCGCAGTCGTTGCGGATGCCGAAGCCCTCGGGCAGGCGCAGCCCCTCGATCTTGCCCGGACAGGGCATGAAGTCGGTCTCGGGGTCCTCGGCGTAGATGCGGCATTCGATGGCATGGCCCGCGCCCTTGATCTGGCGTTGGGACCAGGGCAGGGGGTTGCCATCGGCCACGTTGATCTGTGCCTTCACCAGGTCGATGCCCATGACCCGCTCGGTGATGGCGTGCTCCACCTGCAGCCGGGTGTTCATCTCCAGGAAGTAGAAGTTCTTCTGGCGGTCCACCAGGAACTCCATGGTGCCGACCCCGGTGTACTTGAGCGCCTTGGCGCCCTGGGCCGCGGTCTTGCCCATGGCCTTCTGCATGCGCACGTCGATGCTCGGCGCGGGACACTCCTCGATGATTTTCTGGTGACGCCGCTGGATGGAGCACTCGCGCGTGAAGAGGTGCAGCACCTTGCCGTAGATGTCGGCCAGGAGCTGGACCTCAATGTGGCGGCAGCGCTCCAGGTACTTCTCGACGTAGAGCCGGGAGTCGCCGAAGGACGACGCCGCCTCGGAGCGCACCGC is a genomic window of Deltaproteobacteria bacterium containing:
- a CDS encoding M20 family metallo-hydrolase, producing the protein MEIPQINKDRLLRDLNAVSRIGLGEGGSVTRLVFSVHELRSRQLLVHLMNQAGLDVRVDAAGNIFGRLAGEREGPAVLAGSHLDSVVQGGRYDGPVGVIGALEAVRTIKESGVPVPAPLESVCFVGEESSRFGFSTLGSSLVAGDVTMEDFANAVDAGGNRLEDVLSSLGIYRENLDSLKRDPETVKAYLELHIEQGPILESKKKKIGVVTAIAAPSRFRVVFRGQADHSGTTPMEMRKDALVAAGHLITYIDEVCREHAAAEKGRVVGTVGAVKVEPGVINAIPGRAEMQVDVRSITAASKRKVAGLIKKRARRIARERAVKVDLVTIRDEEPVALHPRVIALIRALCEERGVPFEVMPSGAGHDAMQMAKITPTGMIFIPSVNGVSHNPTEWTDPEDICLGTQLLVETLLRAAHAKI
- the pyrE gene encoding orotate phosphoribosyltransferase, which encodes MSETGKRIAELLLSTQSIQVYSDRPFVFVSGRVSPVYIDCRRLLSFPEARDEILEALAQIARRDIGLDNMDVVAGGETAGIPYAAFVSHYLRKPMIYIRKNPKGYGHTNQIEGVLDEGQRVTLVEDLVTDGFSKLRFNIGVRAQKARITHCLCVFEYSSDALDLHEGKKNLADHDISLHTLSNWDDILSAGADTGFFSEDSRNQILDFLKDPGNWGRRMGFE
- a CDS encoding urea carboxylase-associated family protein — protein: MKKVLSEHVPANTGWSGDLKKGQTIRIIAMSTVDFLVLDRDNLRERFDQARTKVYNGKIFLSTGDKLMSRDNRHFMTIVADTFEEGTHDLQKGMCSGHRFQLAKEEGRLREYYHRDYRDDEIPDHGCWENLSGALAPYDIAPEDVPSPFNLFQHMIIDGKTGLMQHTTVRPAAPTNVDMRAERDLLAAFSACPDMPVGGKPVDVEIYEED
- a CDS encoding type II toxin-antitoxin system prevent-host-death family antitoxin, translating into MRTINMHEAKTHLSRLVEAAANGEPFIIARAGKPLVKVVAVEAPRPGAMRRIGFLEGKVSVPEDFDRIGSAEIEALFEGKE
- a CDS encoding type II toxin-antitoxin system VapC family toxin, which codes for MKLLLDTHVLLWAAGAAERLPDEARMLLEDPETQPVVSVASLWEVAIKSSIGRPDFQCDPHLLRRGLLENGYAELAVNGAHAVAVALLPQLHKDPFDRLLVAQAQVEGITLLTADEAVGRYPGPIRLL
- a CDS encoding AAA-like domain-containing protein codes for the protein MRFFNTTGPVQSEKHYSIPPLSRLDIEDVLTLIRDERYFVLRAPRQTGKTSALLALRDLLNSGAEGDYRCVYANVEAAQAAREDTEKAMRAILGELASWARSTLGDETLADVWPGILAEAGPAGALREVLSRWSEADPRPLVLLIDEIDALVGDSLLSVLRQLRAGYVRRPKSFPQSVVLCGVRDVRDYRIHSSAEKEIIAGGSAFNIKAESLRMGDFSETQVRGLLAQHTAETAQVFTEDALAEVWTLTRGQPWLVNALAYDVCFRNKAGRDRGRAIDAGEVTEARERLIARRETHLDQLADKLQEERVRRVVGPLLSGGDEREFSARDIEYVRDLGLIASDGLLRIANPIYAEVVPRELTYAAQAGLVEETAWYLDADGGLEVGKLLTAFQEFFREHSEHWVARFDYREAEPQLLLQAFLQRVVNGGGRIEREYGLGRMRTDLLIVWPQGARTRKFVIECKVLHKSLERTIGDGLEQTAAYMDRCAAESGHLIIFDRDESRSWEDKLFHRRELAGGVEIEVWGM
- a CDS encoding DMT family transporter; its protein translation is MIPAEAFALACGFFTAVNLTFLKKGLAHGNPISATLLSLAINVLCFWSFVLAVLPWDEILRPELLIFVLVGVIQPGGTRFLAYLSVEKVGVAVTAPIRATTPLFSSLLAIAVLGEQLTPAVGAGTALVVGGITLLSLSEEKSGAWMNILVTLPLLSAFVAGSTQVIRKIGLAGISLPILGAATTTGTSLVAIALSLTVSRNWSMVRFHRRALGYFILAGCSVTLGVASIFMSLHLSDVVIVAPLASLSPLYSLVLSAIFLRDVEVITTRKVVAAGLIVVGVVMITAIR